The Polynucleobacter necessarius genome has a window encoding:
- a CDS encoding M16 family metallopeptidase, with protein sequence MRSTLLRFSFFLLISCSAAWAAPEGAPSNTHEFVLSNGLKLIVREDHRAPTVAHMVWYRAGSMDEVNGKTGVAHVLEHMMFKGTDKVKSGEFSRLVAAVGGRENAFTSRDYTAYFQQVEKSKLDEVMRLEADRMSNLNFDDAEFLKEIQVVMEERRLRTEDNPTSLLYESLMATAFMSSPYRHPVVGWMNDLVNMKAADARDWYRSWYKPNNATVVIAGDVEPQAILQAAEKYYGVASAGELPDRKPQIEPPQKGIKRVQVKAPADSAQLAMAWKVPKLQVGKLDDDEPYALELLAAVLDGYDNARLNRVLVKQERVVNDVSVSYDLVSRGPELFLISTSMAKGKTVEQAESSIRKALKEIVDKGILESELKRIKVRILSDQIYKRDSIFGQAMEIGSTEMAGFSWRDIDVILDKMQKITPIQVQAVAKKYLVDEGLTIAVLDPQGRQSAESKQGVNHAAK encoded by the coding sequence ATGCGCTCCACTTTATTGCGTTTTTCTTTCTTTTTGCTGATCTCTTGCTCAGCCGCATGGGCAGCCCCTGAAGGTGCCCCATCCAATACCCATGAGTTTGTGCTTTCCAATGGTCTGAAGTTGATTGTGCGCGAAGATCATCGGGCGCCTACGGTCGCGCATATGGTTTGGTACCGTGCCGGCTCGATGGATGAGGTTAACGGCAAAACTGGGGTAGCCCATGTGCTTGAGCACATGATGTTCAAGGGCACTGACAAAGTGAAGTCAGGTGAGTTCTCTCGCTTGGTTGCTGCGGTAGGCGGTCGCGAAAATGCATTTACCTCTCGAGATTACACGGCCTACTTTCAGCAAGTTGAAAAGTCTAAGTTGGATGAAGTCATGAGGCTAGAAGCCGATCGCATGTCTAATCTCAATTTTGATGATGCGGAGTTTTTAAAAGAAATTCAGGTGGTGATGGAAGAGCGTCGTTTGCGCACTGAAGATAACCCCACCAGTTTGCTATATGAATCACTGATGGCTACTGCTTTCATGAGTTCGCCTTATCGTCACCCAGTAGTTGGCTGGATGAATGATCTAGTCAATATGAAGGCTGCTGATGCACGGGATTGGTATCGTAGTTGGTATAAGCCGAATAATGCAACAGTAGTGATTGCTGGTGATGTTGAACCTCAAGCCATTTTGCAAGCAGCGGAAAAATATTATGGAGTTGCTTCTGCGGGAGAGTTGCCAGATCGCAAGCCCCAGATTGAACCTCCGCAAAAAGGTATTAAGCGAGTCCAGGTTAAAGCACCCGCAGATAGCGCACAGCTGGCAATGGCCTGGAAGGTTCCCAAGCTACAAGTGGGTAAGCTAGATGATGATGAGCCTTATGCATTGGAATTGTTGGCTGCGGTGCTTGACGGTTATGACAACGCACGCCTGAATCGAGTATTAGTAAAGCAAGAGCGCGTAGTCAATGATGTGAGTGTCAGCTACGACTTGGTCTCAAGAGGCCCAGAGCTTTTTTTGATTAGCACCAGTATGGCTAAAGGAAAAACAGTAGAGCAGGCTGAGAGCAGTATTCGGAAGGCTCTGAAAGAAATTGTCGATAAAGGCATTCTGGAATCGGAGCTCAAGCGCATTAAGGTACGCATTCTGTCTGATCAGATTTATAAGCGCGATTCGATCTTTGGTCAGGCAATGGAAATTGGCAGCACAGAGATGGCGGGATTTTCATGGAGAGATATTGATGTGATATTGGATAAGATGCAAAAAATCACTCCCATACAAGTTCAAGCCGTTGCAAAAAAATATTTGGTAGATGAGGGTCTGACTATTGCAGTGCTAGATCCGCAGGGACGTCAGTCCGCTGAGAGCAAGCAAGGGGTTAATCATGCTGCTAAATAA
- the ftsY gene encoding signal recognition particle-docking protein FtsY has translation MFGLRKTLGSLFKSNQTDEAWFDTLEESLILSDVGLPTTEQLISKLRKAAKSEKASSPEDLKQLLIQEVASLLKPLEPSPNPLYVHEQKTTPEIWLVIGVNGAGKTTTIGKLCKLFQSQGKSVLLAAGDTFRAAARNQLLEWGGRNQVDVIMQESGDAAAVAHDAIHAAVSRKSDILIIDTAGRLATQDHLMEELKKVKRVIGKALPGAPHQTLLVLDGNTGQNSLSQVKAFHAALGLSALIVTKLDGTTKGGVICALAHTLNDGSKPAVLALGKGEGINDLAPFTAAQYSSELFN, from the coding sequence ATGTTCGGCTTACGTAAAACCCTCGGATCCCTATTCAAATCGAATCAGACTGATGAAGCCTGGTTTGATACCCTAGAAGAATCTCTCATTCTGAGTGATGTGGGTCTGCCTACGACTGAACAACTGATTAGCAAACTTCGTAAGGCTGCCAAATCAGAAAAGGCTAGTAGTCCTGAAGACTTGAAGCAACTACTCATTCAAGAGGTGGCAAGCCTCTTAAAGCCTTTGGAGCCAAGCCCGAACCCTTTATATGTGCATGAACAAAAGACCACCCCGGAAATATGGCTAGTGATTGGCGTCAATGGCGCTGGTAAGACCACCACGATCGGCAAGCTCTGCAAACTCTTTCAGTCTCAAGGTAAATCCGTCTTGCTAGCAGCAGGCGATACTTTCCGAGCGGCTGCACGCAATCAACTCCTAGAATGGGGTGGCCGCAACCAAGTTGACGTCATCATGCAAGAAAGCGGTGATGCTGCAGCCGTGGCGCATGATGCGATTCATGCGGCGGTGTCTCGCAAGAGCGATATTTTGATTATTGATACTGCCGGCAGATTAGCCACTCAAGACCATCTCATGGAAGAATTGAAGAAGGTTAAAAGAGTGATTGGCAAGGCCCTTCCTGGGGCCCCTCACCAGACTTTGCTAGTTCTTGATGGCAATACGGGTCAAAACAGTTTAAGCCAAGTAAAGGCCTTTCATGCTGCTTTAGGGCTGTCCGCCTTAATCGTGACTAAGTTAGATGGCACTACCAAAGGTGGAGTGATCTGCGCACTGGCTCACACCCTCAATGATGGGTCAAAACCAGCAGTTTTAGCCCTTGGCAAAGGTGAGGGAATTAATGATTTAGCCCCCTTCACTGCCGCCCAATATTCATCCGAATTATTCAATTAA
- the rpoH gene encoding RNA polymerase sigma factor RpoH gives MVQKKAYKPQLQARQTLPAAQTAAASLAFPMLPSLGVGTLDSYISYVNRVPMLSAAEELHLAQEFRRTENVDAAKTLVLSHLRLVVSVARQYLGYGIPHADLIQEGNIGLMKAVKRYDPNQGARLVSYAIHWIKAEIHEYILKNWRLVKVATTKAQRKLFFNLRSNKPTLAALTPNEVEALAKALDVKGSDVKEMEMRLAGGDVALEGDDTDDESAYAPIQWLADNSQEPTEMIAAAATDALHGPQLDQVLMALDERSRNIVQSRWLAMDADGNGTKTLHDLASEYGISAERVRQIETAALKKMRSLLQAEAA, from the coding sequence ATGGTTCAAAAGAAAGCATACAAACCGCAATTGCAAGCAAGGCAAACGTTGCCAGCAGCGCAGACTGCTGCGGCTTCGCTTGCCTTTCCGATGCTGCCTTCCCTTGGGGTTGGCACGCTCGACTCTTACATCTCATACGTGAATCGCGTACCCATGCTCAGCGCCGCAGAAGAGCTGCACCTTGCGCAGGAATTTCGTCGTACTGAAAATGTAGATGCCGCAAAAACTTTGGTTCTCTCACACCTTCGCTTGGTGGTATCTGTTGCTCGTCAGTATTTAGGCTATGGCATTCCGCATGCCGACCTCATTCAAGAAGGCAATATCGGCTTGATGAAGGCTGTAAAACGTTACGACCCTAACCAAGGTGCACGCTTAGTCTCTTATGCAATCCATTGGATTAAGGCGGAGATTCATGAGTACATTCTCAAGAATTGGCGTTTGGTTAAAGTTGCTACAACTAAAGCGCAACGTAAGTTGTTCTTTAATTTACGCAGCAACAAACCTACTTTAGCTGCGCTGACTCCCAATGAAGTTGAGGCATTAGCCAAGGCCCTGGATGTTAAAGGCTCTGACGTTAAAGAAATGGAAATGCGTCTTGCTGGTGGTGATGTTGCCTTAGAGGGTGATGACACGGACGATGAGTCTGCCTATGCACCAATTCAATGGTTAGCAGACAACAGTCAAGAGCCTACCGAGATGATAGCTGCTGCTGCAACCGATGCACTACATGGCCCGCAGCTGGATCAAGTACTCATGGCTTTAGATGAGCGTAGTCGCAATATTGTGCAATCCCGCTGGTTAGCAATGGACGCAGATGGTAATGGCACAAAGACATTGCATGATCTCGCCAGTGAATATGGCATCTCTGCAGAGCGTGTTCGTCAGATTGAGACTGCTGCTCTCAAAAAGATGCGCAGCCTCTTACAAGCTGAAGCTGCTTAA
- a CDS encoding SCO family protein, with translation MLSLIGLTLVACSPKQSFKNVDITGSKAFGTEFSLLDPDGKVRTLADFKGKVVVMFFGYTQCPDICPTTLTEMQQVMTLLGSQADKVQVLFVTVDPGRDSADILKQYVPAFDSRFLGLRPADEAALEKVTKDFKIYYKKVPGTSPGSYTMDHTAGSYAFDPAGRLRLYIKHAQGPETLAQDLKELLK, from the coding sequence ATGTTGTCGCTTATCGGCTTGACTCTAGTAGCTTGTAGCCCCAAGCAGAGTTTCAAGAATGTAGACATCACGGGTAGCAAGGCATTTGGTACAGAATTTAGTTTGCTTGACCCCGATGGCAAAGTGCGAACGCTGGCTGACTTCAAAGGCAAGGTGGTTGTGATGTTCTTTGGTTATACGCAGTGTCCAGATATTTGTCCTACGACCCTGACTGAGATGCAGCAAGTGATGACTCTCTTAGGGTCTCAGGCAGATAAGGTGCAAGTGCTATTTGTCACGGTCGATCCCGGGCGAGATAGCGCAGATATCTTGAAGCAGTATGTGCCTGCATTTGATTCGCGCTTCTTAGGTCTACGTCCAGCAGACGAGGCAGCTTTAGAAAAGGTCACTAAGGACTTCAAGATTTATTACAAAAAAGTTCCTGGCACTAGCCCTGGTTCATACACCATGGATCACACAGCTGGAAGCTATGCGTTTGACCCAGCAGGGCGGTTGCGCCTCTATATCAAGCATGCGCAAGGTCCAGAGACCTTGGCACAAGACTTGAAGGAATTGCTGAAGTAA
- the cyoE gene encoding heme o synthase, producing MNSPTSSTPIAMPRWRQYWVLTKPRVTLLAVFCAVIGMFLATPGMVPYPVLIGGIVGIWLLAGAAFAMNCLIEQAIDAKMKRTSWRPSATGEVTPFHITVFSIVLGSLGIVILWSFCNPLTMWLTVATFVGYAVIYTWLLKPATPQNIVIGGLSGAMPPALGWAAVTNGLSAEAWLLVLIIFVWTPPHFWALALYRRDDYLQSGLPMLPVTHGERFTLLNILLYTLILIAATLLPYIYGMSGLVYLISAIILGLMFLAYVVALFVSYSDDLAKKTFRFSITYLSLLFAALLIDHYFI from the coding sequence ATGAATAGTCCCACTTCATCTACACCTATAGCGATGCCGCGTTGGCGTCAATACTGGGTGCTTACCAAGCCTCGCGTCACTTTGCTCGCTGTTTTCTGTGCAGTGATTGGAATGTTCTTGGCCACCCCTGGTATGGTTCCTTATCCAGTGCTGATTGGCGGCATTGTGGGTATCTGGTTATTGGCAGGTGCAGCTTTTGCAATGAATTGTTTAATTGAGCAAGCCATTGATGCCAAGATGAAGCGCACTTCTTGGAGGCCATCTGCAACTGGTGAAGTAACCCCTTTTCACATTACTGTTTTCTCGATCGTTCTTGGCAGTTTGGGAATAGTCATCCTATGGAGCTTCTGTAACCCATTAACGATGTGGCTTACCGTAGCAACCTTTGTGGGTTACGCCGTGATTTATACCTGGTTACTAAAGCCTGCTACACCACAGAATATTGTGATTGGTGGACTTTCTGGCGCCATGCCACCTGCCTTAGGTTGGGCTGCCGTGACTAATGGCTTATCTGCCGAGGCTTGGCTCTTGGTGCTCATTATTTTTGTTTGGACTCCGCCGCACTTTTGGGCGCTTGCCCTATATCGTCGCGATGACTATCTGCAAAGTGGTTTGCCGATGCTACCAGTGACTCATGGTGAGCGCTTTACGCTACTCAATATTTTGCTGTACACCTTGATCTTGATTGCTGCTACTTTGTTACCTTACATTTACGGCATGAGTGGGCTGGTGTATTTGATTTCCGCAATCATATTAGGTTTGATGTTCCTTGCCTATGTGGTTGCCTTGTTTGTTTCTTATAGTGATGATCTCGCGAAAAAGACTTTCCGCTTTTCGATAACGTATTTGTCTTTGCTATTTGCAGCACTATTAATTGATCACTATTTCATTTGA
- a CDS encoding COX15/CtaA family protein, producing MSGALLLSELAAIAIVFAGLPLLYLWTRSRFNFFQKLNWVLVFMTFDLIVFGVFTRLTDSGLGCPDWPGCYGTSNPWHAIGEIQLAEANMPTGPVTVIKAWIEMIHRYLAMTVGALILIQVGVAWSKLRSLGKWPLLGSLGLLVLVCIQGAFGVWTVTLKLQPIIVTIHLMLALVLLACLTAYAQQEWEDKTSSVALLQIKPLSAKLLLFTSVVLSIQIFLGAWVSTNYAVLACPDFPTCLGTFMPETNWQEGFTLWRQLGLNAQGESISPVALQTIHWAHRVFAVVAIAALSLLGISALQLSYPALPRMSSIAKLLLGLLILQALTGISNVVFQWPLLAALLHTAGSAALMFCLVRLAQWSTWSAPIRIKMVKSL from the coding sequence ATGAGCGGTGCATTATTGCTTTCGGAGTTGGCTGCAATTGCAATTGTCTTTGCAGGTCTACCTTTGCTCTATCTCTGGACTAGGTCGAGATTTAATTTTTTCCAAAAGCTCAATTGGGTTTTGGTCTTCATGACTTTTGACTTAATTGTCTTTGGTGTCTTTACCCGTCTCACAGACTCGGGTTTAGGTTGCCCTGATTGGCCTGGATGCTATGGCACATCTAATCCATGGCATGCAATTGGTGAGATTCAATTGGCTGAAGCCAATATGCCTACTGGCCCCGTTACTGTGATCAAGGCTTGGATTGAAATGATTCATCGCTATTTAGCAATGACGGTTGGCGCATTAATTTTGATTCAGGTAGGGGTAGCTTGGAGTAAGTTAAGAAGCTTGGGCAAGTGGCCTTTATTGGGTAGTCTCGGTCTGCTGGTTTTGGTGTGTATTCAGGGGGCGTTTGGTGTTTGGACAGTAACACTCAAGTTGCAACCCATTATTGTGACTATCCACTTAATGCTGGCTTTAGTTTTGCTGGCCTGTTTAACGGCTTACGCACAGCAAGAGTGGGAAGATAAAACCTCTTCAGTAGCCCTCTTGCAGATAAAGCCGCTTTCTGCGAAGTTGCTTTTATTTACTTCAGTCGTCTTATCCATCCAAATCTTTTTAGGTGCGTGGGTAAGTACAAATTACGCTGTATTAGCTTGCCCTGATTTTCCAACTTGCCTAGGCACTTTCATGCCTGAAACAAATTGGCAGGAGGGCTTCACTCTGTGGCGTCAGTTAGGTCTGAATGCACAGGGTGAATCTATTTCCCCTGTTGCTTTGCAAACAATCCATTGGGCGCATCGCGTGTTTGCTGTGGTTGCCATTGCAGCTTTAAGTCTTCTCGGAATCAGCGCTCTCCAGTTAAGTTATCCCGCATTACCTAGAATGAGTAGCATTGCCAAGTTATTGCTGGGCTTATTAATTCTTCAGGCGCTGACAGGCATTTCCAATGTGGTCTTCCAGTGGCCCCTGCTTGCCGCTTTACTGCATACCGCTGGTTCTGCTGCATTGATGTTCTGTTTGGTTCGCCTAGCGCAGTGGTCGACCTGGAGTGCTCCCATTCGTATTAAGATGGTCAAATCATTATGA